From Vitis vinifera cultivar Pinot Noir 40024 chromosome 5, ASM3070453v1, the proteins below share one genomic window:
- the LOC109122628 gene encoding early nodulin-75, with product MSPTYLLVLFLGVVVLTPPSLADYPKPPPTKKPPPEHKPPVEKPPPEHKSPTKPPKGEKPLPEHKPPTPIGKPPKGEKPLPEHKPPTPVGKPPKGEKPPHYGHNPGHPPVESKEDSYKPPHKIEPPSAPKKPQAPEKKPPTPPHKPPHKPPSPSHPN from the coding sequence ATGTCTCCCACATACTTGCTAGTGTTGTTCCTTGGAGTGGTGGTTCTCACCCCCCCATCTCTTGCTGATTACCCCAAGCCCCCTCCAACCAAGAAGCCACCACCGGAGCACAAGCCTCCGGTGGAGAAGCCACCTCCAGAACACAAGTCACCCACTAAACCTCCCAAGGGAGAGAAACCACTCCCAGAACACAAGCCACCAACCCCAATTGGTAAACCTCCCAAGGGAGAGAAACCACTTCCTGAACACAAGCCACCAACCCCAGTTGGCAAGCCACCTAAGGGAGAGAAGCCACCACATTATGGTCACAACCCTGGCCACCCTCCTGTCGAGAGTAAAGAAGACTCGTACAAGCCGCCTCATAAGATTGAGCCTCCTTCAGCTCCGAAAAAGCCACAAGCTCCTGAAAAGAAGCCACCAACTCCGCCCCACAAGCCACCGCACAAACCTCCATCTCCCTCCCATCCCAACTGA
- the LOC109122626 gene encoding early nodulin-75-like — MSPTYLLVLLLGMVVLTNPSLADYPEHPPFEKPPPEHKPPVEKPPPEHKPPVEKPPPEHKPPVEKPPPEHKPTPLEKPPKGEKPLPEHKPPTPVGKPPKGEKPPHYGRNPGHPPAENAEDSYKPPTPVGKPPKGEKPPHYGHNPGHPPAENAEDSYKPPRKIKPPSTPAEKQPGPGKKLPTPPHKPPHKPPTPTHPN; from the coding sequence ATGTCTCCTACATACTTGCTAGTCCTGTTGCTTGGCATGGTGGTTCTCACCAACCCCTCACTTGCTGATTACCCTGAGCATCCCCCATTCGAGAAGCCACCTCCTGAACACAAGCCTCCGGTGGAGAAGCCACCTCCTGAACACAAGCCTCCGGTGGAGAAGCCACCTCCTGAACACAAGCCTCCAGTGGAGAAGCCACCTCCTGAACACAAACCAACCCCATTGGAAAAACCTCCCAAGGGGGAGAAGCCACTCCCAGAACACAAGCCACCAACCCCAGTTGGCAAACCACCTAAGGGAGAGAAGCCACCACATTATGGTCGCAACCCTGGTCACCCTCCTGCTGAGAATGCTGAAGACTCATACAAGCCACCAACCCCAGTTGGCAAACCACCTAAGGGAGAGAAGCCACCACATTATGGTCACAACCCTGGTCACCCTCCTGCTGAGAATGCTGAAGACTCATACAAGCCACCTCGGAAGATTAAGCCTCCTTCAACTCCAGCAGAGAAGCAACCAGGTCCTGGAAAGAAGCTGCCAACTCCTCCGCACAAGCCACCCCACAAACCTCCTACTCCCACCCATCCCAACTGA
- the LOC109122590 gene encoding proline-rich 33 kDa extensin-related protein-like, translating to MECEPWVRALRGRRVRVFEMRCAQGTISNGEGQGRKVAEENEGFARTGVLAKWGFQGSREHKSPVEKPPPEHKSPTKPPKGEKPLLEHKPPTPIGKPPKGEKQLPEHKPPTPVGKPPKGEKPPHYGHNPGHPPVESKEDSYKPPHKIEPPSAPKKPQAPEKKPPTPPHKPPHKPPSPSHPN from the exons ATGGAATGTGAGCCTTGGGTTCGTGCTTTGAGAGGGCGCAGAGTGCGAGTCTTTGAAATGAGATGTGCGCAGGGCACGATATCAAATGGAGAGGGACAAGGTCGCAAGGTGGCAGAGGAAAATGAGGGATTCGCAAGGACAGGGGTGCTTGCGAAATGGGGATTTCAGGGCTCAAGGG AACACAAGTCTCCGGTGGAGAAGCCACCTCCAGAACACAAGTCACCCACTAAACCTCCCAAGGGAGAGAAACCACTCCTAGAACACAAGCCACCAACCCCAATTGGTAAACCTCCCAAGGGAGAGAAACAACTTCCTGAACACAAGCCACCAACCCCAGTTGGCAAGCCACCTAAGGGAGAGAAGCCACCACATTATGGTCACAACCCTGGTCACCCTCCTGTCGAGAGTAAAGAAGACTCGTACAAGCCGCCTCATAAGATTGAGCCTCCTTCAGCTCCGAAAAAGCCACAAGCTCCTGAAAAGAAGCCACCAACTCCGCCCCACAAGCCACCGCACAAACCTCCATCTCCCTCCCATCCCAACTGA